In Pseudonocardia sp. C8, one genomic interval encodes:
- a CDS encoding aminotransferase class V-fold PLP-dependent enzyme, whose product MEHPTPAEFRRRFPAFADTVHLASCSQGALSDELSSALAEFQHTIRAHGAPWDLWMGTVERARTMFAELIGATPDEVAVVPSASAGAYQVASTQDWGARPGLVTTDLEFPSVAHVWLAQRERGARIAFADEHDGQVRAEDYAAAIGDDTGLVSVPLVSYRNGYRFEVADVVAAAHARGAKVLVDAYQGLGVEPVSVRELDCDYLVCGALKYLLGIPGIAFLYVRGGLADAVDPPATGWFGRRDPFEFDPRNLDYPAGARRFEAGTPSVPSAYGAVAGLRLLAGLDAKAVRAHVTDLTSYLVDELRAAGETVGSPSDAERRGPQVAVRDADPEALSAYLKSRRIVCSPRGDVLRISFHYYNDASDVDAVLRALADHRRTR is encoded by the coding sequence ATGGAACACCCGACCCCGGCCGAGTTCCGGCGCCGGTTCCCGGCGTTCGCGGACACCGTGCACCTCGCGAGCTGCAGCCAGGGAGCGCTGTCGGACGAGCTGAGCTCCGCGCTCGCCGAGTTCCAGCACACGATCCGCGCGCACGGCGCGCCGTGGGACCTCTGGATGGGCACCGTCGAACGGGCGCGCACGATGTTCGCCGAGCTGATCGGGGCGACCCCGGACGAGGTCGCCGTCGTGCCGTCGGCGTCCGCCGGTGCCTACCAGGTGGCCTCGACCCAGGACTGGGGTGCCCGGCCCGGCCTGGTCACGACCGATCTCGAGTTCCCGTCCGTCGCGCACGTCTGGCTCGCCCAGCGCGAGCGGGGCGCCCGCATCGCGTTCGCCGACGAGCACGACGGCCAGGTCCGCGCCGAGGACTACGCGGCGGCGATCGGCGACGACACCGGGCTGGTCTCGGTGCCGCTCGTCTCGTACCGCAACGGTTACCGCTTCGAGGTCGCCGACGTCGTCGCCGCGGCCCACGCGAGGGGCGCGAAGGTGCTCGTCGACGCCTACCAGGGGCTCGGTGTCGAGCCGGTCTCGGTGCGCGAGCTCGACTGCGACTACCTCGTGTGCGGGGCGCTGAAGTACCTGCTCGGCATCCCGGGGATCGCGTTCCTGTACGTGCGTGGCGGGCTGGCGGACGCGGTCGACCCGCCCGCGACCGGTTGGTTCGGCCGGCGCGATCCGTTCGAGTTCGATCCCCGCAACCTCGACTACCCGGCCGGCGCCCGCAGGTTCGAGGCCGGTACGCCGTCGGTCCCGTCGGCGTACGGTGCGGTCGCCGGCCTGCGCCTCCTCGCCGGACTCGACGCGAAGGCCGTGCGGGCACACGTCACCGACCTCACGTCGTACCTCGTCGACGAGCTCCGTGCCGCGGGCGAGACCGTCGGGTCGCCGAGCGACGCCGAACGCCGCGGCCCGCAGGTCGCCGTGCGCGACGCCGACCCGGAGGCGCTGAGCGCGTACCTCAAGTCCCGCCGCATCGTGTGCAGCCCGCGCGGCGACGTGCTGCGGATCTCGTTCCACTACTACAACGACGCATCCGACGTCGACGCCGTGCTGCGCGCGCTCGCCGACCACCGTCGGACCCGGTGA
- a CDS encoding Na+/H+ antiporter NhaC family protein, with protein sequence MSSTSTLRFRTGISGAFIAPLIFLVGATVHFVFLGAFDMNALTMSALVGLMLAALVAKDYARFWESVIAGIATPIAMTVTLILFIVGPLAALVEETGVSEGFVWLATEIGVGGGAFPAVVFVAACAMSMSTGTSLGTLFTAFPIFYPAGAALGAEPALLAGAILSGALFGDNLAPISDTTIVSATTQRFRTRPGVADVAGVVATRAKYALTAAGASLVLYLLIGTVFLADGPGAAPAAADASPRGLVMLIPIVALFVVAFVMRDLYLAITVGLVGGTVTALLAGLMTPAGIVSAKDGTAEGFLIAGVEDMLPLIGLSLMVFGMLGVLQAAGVLELVVTRISESRLAGTPAGAEVAIGGGQSIVTALFAGVVGPSIVTFGPVVDRIGASVGLHPYRRANVMDCFAMGAACVLPALSAFLFISSDLTGGVDGMPGLSPASIFLACLYPLVLTVIMVFSVVTGWGRTFEGPDGAQVKEPPSTSRSADRPA encoded by the coding sequence ATGAGTTCCACCAGCACGCTGAGGTTCAGGACCGGCATCAGCGGTGCCTTCATCGCACCGTTGATCTTCCTCGTCGGCGCGACCGTGCACTTCGTGTTCCTCGGTGCGTTCGACATGAACGCGCTGACGATGTCCGCGCTGGTCGGGCTGATGCTCGCGGCCCTCGTCGCGAAGGACTACGCCCGGTTCTGGGAGAGCGTGATCGCCGGGATCGCGACGCCGATCGCGATGACCGTGACCCTGATCCTGTTCATCGTCGGACCGCTCGCCGCGCTCGTGGAGGAGACCGGTGTCTCGGAGGGGTTCGTCTGGCTCGCCACGGAGATCGGGGTCGGTGGCGGCGCGTTCCCGGCGGTCGTCTTCGTGGCGGCCTGCGCGATGTCGATGTCGACCGGAACCTCGCTCGGGACCCTCTTCACGGCGTTCCCGATCTTCTACCCGGCCGGTGCGGCGCTGGGTGCCGAACCGGCGCTGCTCGCCGGTGCGATCCTGTCCGGGGCGCTCTTCGGCGACAACCTCGCGCCGATCTCGGACACCACGATCGTCTCCGCCACCACGCAGCGGTTCCGGACCCGTCCGGGCGTCGCCGACGTGGCCGGGGTCGTCGCGACCCGTGCGAAGTACGCGCTCACGGCCGCGGGCGCCAGCTTGGTCCTCTACCTGCTGATCGGCACGGTGTTCCTCGCGGACGGCCCCGGTGCCGCGCCGGCCGCGGCCGACGCGTCACCGCGCGGCCTGGTGATGCTGATCCCGATCGTGGCGCTGTTCGTCGTCGCGTTCGTCATGCGGGACCTCTACCTCGCGATCACGGTCGGCCTGGTCGGCGGCACCGTCACGGCGCTCCTCGCCGGGCTGATGACACCCGCCGGCATCGTGTCCGCGAAGGACGGCACGGCCGAGGGGTTCCTGATCGCGGGGGTCGAGGACATGCTGCCGCTGATCGGGTTGAGCCTCATGGTCTTCGGCATGCTCGGTGTCCTGCAGGCCGCCGGCGTGCTCGAGCTGGTCGTCACCAGGATCTCCGAGTCCAGGCTCGCCGGCACGCCCGCCGGCGCCGAGGTGGCCATCGGCGGGGGCCAGTCGATCGTCACCGCGCTGTTCGCGGGGGTCGTCGGTCCGTCGATCGTGACGTTCGGGCCGGTCGTCGACCGCATCGGCGCGAGCGTCGGTCTCCACCCGTACCGCCGCGCGAACGTGATGGACTGCTTCGCGATGGGCGCGGCGTGCGTCCTCCCGGCACTCAGCGCGTTCCTGTTCATCAGCAGTGACCTCACCGGGGGCGTCGACGGGATGCCGGGCCTCTCGCCCGCATCGATCTTCCTCGCGTGCCTCTACCCGCTGGTGCTCACCGTCATCATGGTGTTCTCGGTCGTGACCGGATGGGGCCGCACGTTCGAGGGCCCGGACGGTGCGCAGGTCAAGGAACCCCCGTCCACCAGCCGGTCCGCCGACCGGCCCGCCTGA
- a CDS encoding cyclase family protein yields the protein MSVLSDLTAALRSGAIEVVDLTAPLSAQTPVLELPPEFGQTARFELEEISRYDDRGPAWYWNNFRTGEHTGTHFDAPNHWVSGKGLDDVASVPVRRLIGPAAVLDVSEQAREDPDFLVEVEHIRAWEAQHGPLPEGGWLLVRTGWDARSHSQEEMTNTDASGSHTPGLSVAAARWVAEESPVVGMGVETVGTDAGAAAGFEPMFPCHSMLMGNDKYGLTQLQNLASLPPTGAVVIAGPLPIVTGSGSPARVLALVER from the coding sequence ATGTCCGTGCTCTCGGACCTGACCGCAGCGCTGCGATCCGGAGCGATCGAGGTGGTCGACCTCACCGCCCCGCTCTCCGCGCAGACGCCCGTCCTCGAACTGCCGCCGGAGTTCGGCCAGACCGCCCGGTTCGAGCTCGAGGAGATCAGCCGGTACGACGACCGCGGTCCGGCGTGGTACTGGAACAACTTCCGCACCGGTGAGCACACCGGGACCCACTTCGACGCGCCGAACCACTGGGTCAGCGGCAAGGGTCTCGACGACGTCGCGTCGGTGCCGGTGCGCCGGCTGATCGGGCCGGCCGCCGTGCTCGACGTCTCCGAGCAGGCGCGTGAGGATCCCGACTTCCTGGTCGAGGTCGAGCACATCCGCGCGTGGGAGGCGCAGCACGGGCCGCTGCCCGAGGGCGGGTGGCTGCTCGTGCGGACCGGCTGGGACGCCCGGTCGCACTCGCAGGAGGAGATGACCAACACCGACGCCTCCGGCTCGCACACCCCCGGCCTGTCGGTCGCGGCCGCGCGCTGGGTCGCCGAGGAGTCGCCGGTCGTCGGGATGGGTGTCGAGACGGTGGGCACCGATGCGGGAGCGGCGGCCGGCTTCGAGCCGATGTTCCCGTGCCACTCGATGCTGATGGGCAACGACAAGTACGGGCTCACCCAGCTCCAGAACCTCGCGTCGTTGCCGCCGACGGGTGCGGTCGTGATCGCGGGGCCGCTGCCGATCGTCACCGGCTCGGGGTCCCCGGCGCGGGTACTCGCACTCGTCGAGCGCTGA
- a CDS encoding DUF4229 domain-containing protein — protein sequence MTSPTPPPQAAARARAGEPGLAATVALYALARLGLVAVVALVLTVAGAPLVVALLVALIVALPLSMVLFRGLRGRLDRAIAASTATRSAEREALRAQLRGDADPRPGDGDRVPGSAGSADGETDSDGDRPGQQQ from the coding sequence ATGACGTCTCCGACTCCGCCGCCGCAGGCCGCGGCGCGGGCCCGCGCGGGTGAGCCCGGGCTGGCCGCCACGGTGGCGCTCTACGCGCTCGCCCGGCTCGGGCTGGTCGCCGTCGTCGCGCTGGTGCTCACAGTCGCCGGGGCCCCGCTGGTGGTGGCGCTGCTGGTCGCGCTGATCGTGGCGTTGCCGCTGTCGATGGTGCTCTTCCGCGGGCTGCGCGGGCGGCTGGACCGGGCGATCGCCGCGTCGACCGCGACGCGGTCGGCCGAGCGCGAGGCGCTGCGGGCGCAGCTCCGGGGTGACGCCGACCCCCGGCCCGGCGACGGCGACCGGGTGCCCGGGAGCGCCGGTTCAGCCGACGGCGAGACCGACAGCGACGGCGACCGCCCAGGCCAGCAGCAGTAG
- a CDS encoding 1,4-dihydroxy-2-naphthoate polyprenyltransferase, with product MATTAEWIEGARPRTLPTAISPVLVGTGAALGAGAVAPGAALLALLVAVALVIGVNFANDYSDGIRGTDDERVGPQRLVGSRAAEPRTVKAAAFACFGVAAVAGLALTALSGQWWLVAVGALCIVGAWFYTGGARPYGYAGLGEVAVFVFFGPVAVLGTMLTQARTVDAAAVGAAVGAGLLTCAVLVVNNLRDIPGDRVAGKRTLAVRLGERGTRALYTATALVPFVIALGAAFDRPGLLVVLLALPAAVRPVRTVLGGADGPALVPALRDTGLLLLAWAVAVAVGLAVG from the coding sequence GTGGCCACCACCGCAGAATGGATCGAGGGCGCGCGCCCGCGCACCCTGCCCACCGCGATCTCCCCCGTCCTCGTCGGGACCGGGGCCGCGCTCGGCGCGGGCGCCGTCGCACCCGGCGCCGCGCTGCTCGCACTGCTGGTGGCGGTCGCGCTGGTGATCGGCGTGAACTTCGCCAACGACTACTCCGACGGCATCCGCGGCACCGACGACGAGCGGGTCGGCCCGCAGCGCCTCGTCGGCTCGCGGGCCGCCGAGCCGCGCACCGTCAAGGCCGCCGCGTTCGCCTGCTTCGGTGTCGCGGCGGTGGCCGGGCTCGCGCTCACCGCGCTGTCCGGCCAGTGGTGGCTGGTCGCCGTCGGGGCGCTGTGCATCGTCGGGGCCTGGTTCTACACCGGCGGCGCCCGGCCGTACGGCTACGCCGGCCTCGGCGAGGTCGCGGTGTTCGTCTTCTTCGGCCCGGTCGCCGTGCTCGGCACGATGCTCACCCAGGCCCGCACGGTGGACGCCGCCGCCGTCGGCGCCGCGGTCGGCGCCGGCCTGCTGACCTGCGCGGTCCTCGTCGTCAACAACCTCCGCGACATCCCGGGCGACCGGGTGGCGGGCAAGCGGACGCTCGCCGTCCGGCTCGGTGAACGGGGGACGCGGGCGCTGTACACCGCGACCGCGCTCGTCCCGTTCGTCATCGCCCTCGGGGCCGCCTTCGACCGCCCCGGCCTGCTCGTGGTGCTGCTCGCCCTGCCCGCCGCGGTGCGGCCGGTGCGGACGGTGCTCGGCGGCGCGGACGGCCCGGCCCTGGTCCCGGCGCTGCGGGACACCGGGCTACTGCTGCTGGCCTGGGCGGTCGCCGTCGCTGTCGGTCTCGCCGTCGGCTGA
- the menE gene encoding o-succinylbenzoate--CoA ligase, which produces MGVRAIGVDGSPEAVSRLAAALRAALDGAGPAVLPVRARPGAEPPLPEPVARAAAEGALPDGLAVVVATSGSTGVPKHVALTGDALRASAAATQDRLGGPGTWLLTLPAEHVAGVQVVLRALLSGTPCVVQDVRDGFRPGGLTRATARMRHGARRYTSLVPTQLARVLDHGSAPLHALAGYDAVLVGGAALDPGLRARAEAHGVRVVTTYGMSETCGGCVYDGVPLDGVTVTLEPGSGRVVLGGPVVAAGYLGAAEATAEAFTPDGFRTSDLGALAPDGTLTVLGRADDVVNTGGEKVAPAAVERALLALPGVCGACVVGLPDDRWGQVVAALVVTGGPGPGDDELRAAVRDACGRAAVPRVLHRAATIPERGIGKPDRAAVAALLERHR; this is translated from the coding sequence ATGGGCGTGCGGGCGATCGGGGTCGACGGGTCCCCCGAGGCGGTGTCGCGGCTGGCGGCCGCGCTGCGGGCCGCGCTGGACGGCGCGGGCCCCGCCGTCCTCCCGGTCCGGGCGCGCCCCGGCGCGGAGCCGCCGCTGCCGGAGCCGGTCGCCCGCGCCGCCGCCGAAGGGGCGCTGCCGGACGGGCTCGCGGTCGTCGTCGCCACCTCGGGGTCGACCGGGGTGCCCAAGCACGTGGCGCTGACCGGGGACGCGCTGCGCGCCTCGGCCGCGGCCACGCAGGACCGGCTGGGGGGACCCGGCACGTGGCTGCTGACGCTGCCCGCCGAGCACGTCGCGGGGGTCCAGGTGGTGCTGCGGGCCCTGCTGTCCGGGACGCCCTGCGTGGTGCAGGACGTCCGCGACGGGTTCCGGCCCGGCGGGCTCACCCGCGCCACCGCGCGGATGCGGCACGGTGCCCGCCGCTACACCAGCCTCGTCCCCACCCAGCTGGCCCGGGTCCTCGACCACGGGTCGGCGCCGCTGCACGCCCTCGCCGGGTACGACGCCGTCCTGGTCGGCGGGGCCGCGCTCGACCCGGGGCTCCGCGCCCGGGCGGAGGCGCACGGCGTCCGGGTCGTCACCACCTACGGGATGAGCGAGACGTGCGGTGGGTGCGTGTACGACGGCGTCCCGCTCGACGGCGTCACGGTCACGCTCGAGCCCGGCTCCGGGCGGGTCGTGCTCGGCGGGCCCGTGGTGGCGGCCGGGTACCTGGGCGCGGCGGAGGCGACGGCCGAGGCGTTCACCCCGGACGGGTTCCGCACCTCCGACCTGGGCGCGCTCGCGCCCGACGGGACGCTCACCGTGCTCGGGCGGGCCGACGACGTCGTCAACACCGGCGGGGAGAAGGTCGCCCCGGCCGCCGTCGAGCGGGCGCTGCTGGCGCTGCCCGGGGTGTGCGGGGCCTGCGTGGTGGGGCTGCCCGACGACCGGTGGGGCCAGGTCGTGGCGGCCCTCGTCGTCACCGGCGGGCCCGGGCCGGGGGACGACGAGCTCCGCGCCGCCGTCCGGGATGCCTGCGGGCGCGCCGCCGTGCCCCGGGTGCTGCACCGGGCCGCCACGATCCCCGAGCGGGGCATCGGGAAGCCCGACCGGGCCGCCGTCGCGGCGCTGCTGGAGCGCCACCGCTGA
- a CDS encoding 1,4-dihydroxy-2-naphthoyl-CoA synthase — protein sequence MPVSETFDPDAWTPVEGFAFRDITYHRAVSTGAVRIAFDRPEVLNAFRPGTVDELHTALEHARTSADVGCVLLTGNGPSPKDGKRAFCSGGDQRIRGRTGYQYASGETADTVEKGRAGRLHILECQRLIRFMPKVVIAVVNGWAAGGGHSLHAVSDLTLASAEHARFKQTDADVGSFDGGYGSAYLARQVGQKFAREIFFLGRTYTAEQMHHMGAVNEVVPHAELEGTALQWATEINGKSPQAQRMLKYAFNLADDGLVGQQLFAGEATRLAYMTDEAVEGRDSFLEKREPDWSPFPWHY from the coding sequence ATGCCCGTCTCCGAGACCTTCGACCCCGACGCCTGGACACCGGTCGAGGGGTTCGCCTTCCGCGACATCACCTACCACCGCGCGGTGTCCACCGGCGCGGTGCGGATCGCGTTCGACCGGCCCGAGGTGCTCAACGCGTTCCGGCCCGGCACCGTCGACGAGCTGCACACGGCACTCGAGCACGCGCGGACCAGCGCCGACGTCGGCTGCGTGCTGCTGACCGGGAACGGGCCGTCGCCGAAGGACGGCAAGCGGGCGTTCTGCTCCGGCGGCGACCAGCGGATCCGCGGCCGGACCGGCTACCAGTACGCGTCCGGGGAGACCGCCGACACCGTCGAGAAGGGCCGGGCCGGGCGGCTGCACATCCTCGAGTGCCAGCGGCTGATCCGGTTCATGCCCAAGGTCGTCATCGCCGTCGTCAACGGGTGGGCGGCCGGGGGCGGGCACTCGCTGCACGCCGTGTCGGACCTGACCCTGGCCAGCGCCGAGCACGCCCGGTTCAAGCAGACCGACGCCGACGTCGGCTCGTTCGACGGCGGCTACGGCTCGGCCTACCTGGCCCGCCAGGTCGGGCAGAAGTTCGCCCGGGAGATCTTCTTCCTCGGCCGGACCTACACCGCCGAGCAGATGCACCACATGGGCGCGGTGAACGAGGTCGTCCCGCACGCCGAGCTGGAAGGGACCGCCCTGCAGTGGGCGACCGAGATCAACGGCAAGTCGCCGCAGGCGCAGCGGATGCTCAAGTACGCGTTCAACCTGGCCGACGACGGGCTGGTCGGCCAGCAGCTGTTCGCCGGCGAGGCGACCCGGCTGGCGTACATGACCGACGAGGCCGTCGAGGGGCGCGACTCGTTCCTGGAGAAGCGCGAACCGGACTGGTCGCCGTTCCCCTGGCACTACTGA
- a CDS encoding FAD-binding and (Fe-S)-binding domain-containing protein: MSSTSGSRSGTDSATTTAYRALEHDLRAAIGGEVRFDAASRAMWSADASNYRGVPIGVIAPRDAGDVEAAMAVCRAHDVPVLPVGSRTSIAGQAVNTAVAFDFRTHMDAILSVDPDARTATVQPGAVCDAVRDAGKPHGLTFGPDPSTHNRCSIGGMIGNNACGSHSVAWGKTVDNVRALEVLTYRGERLTLGGDGTETGPIPDALRTLGAGMAADVAAHVPELTRRVSGYNLDQLVPGNVNLAKALVGTEGTCATILSATVDLVSSPPARALAVLGFPDAYHAADHVMVVREQRPLTIEGMDAGLIASLRALRPNETTSRMLPEGEGWLYVETGGETRAAAEAAAQAVADAMRPYTTGAVVVSEPARMAALWRVREEGAGLLTRSPDGGEAWPGWEDAAVPPERFGAYLREFDKVLERHGRKGIYYGHFGDGCLHVRIDFDLLTKPGIANFRAFMTDAADLVVAHGGSLSGEHGDGQARAELLPRMYPPQIIAGFERFKEIWDPDDRMNPGRVVRPATMDENLRVQLGMPTMPDEPKLAFGHDRGSFHRATRRCLGVGKCAIDTGSGVMCPSWNVTGEEKHSTRGRARLLFEMASGEIITDGWRSDEVAESLDLCLSCKGCKSDCPVGVDMAAYKTEFLAHRYHRRLRPRSHYSMGALPRWLRVVGALPAAAVDGINRLSRVPLLAKVAKKAGGIDARRAIPPIARETYTARAARGPAMSPVPDLGVEPGSRGPLLLWTDTFTDHFDPDIAADAVAVLTGLGYRVQLPPRTVCCGLTWTSTGQVTAARRVLARSLRAIGPALDAGIPVVGLEPSCTAALRSDAAELLPDEPRVPLLARQVSTFAELLARHTDELSAAAGEGNGAALVQIHCHQHAELGSEPDRAVLAALGVDATVLDSGCCGLAGNFGFEDGHYDISMACAERALLPAVRSADDAVALLADGYSCRTQVRQAGEREPVHLAQIAARALRPG; this comes from the coding sequence GTGAGCAGCACGAGCGGATCGCGCAGCGGAACGGACAGCGCGACCACGACCGCGTACCGCGCCCTGGAGCACGACCTGCGTGCCGCGATCGGCGGCGAGGTCCGGTTCGACGCGGCCAGCCGTGCCATGTGGTCCGCGGACGCCTCGAACTACCGCGGCGTCCCGATCGGCGTGATCGCCCCCCGGGACGCGGGTGACGTGGAGGCCGCGATGGCGGTGTGCCGCGCGCACGACGTGCCGGTGCTGCCGGTCGGCTCCCGGACCTCGATCGCCGGGCAGGCGGTCAACACCGCGGTCGCGTTCGACTTCCGCACGCACATGGACGCGATCCTGTCGGTGGACCCGGACGCGCGGACCGCGACCGTGCAGCCCGGGGCGGTGTGCGACGCCGTGCGCGACGCCGGGAAGCCGCACGGGCTCACGTTCGGCCCGGACCCGTCGACCCACAACCGCTGCTCGATCGGCGGGATGATCGGCAACAACGCCTGCGGGTCGCACTCGGTGGCCTGGGGCAAGACCGTGGACAACGTCCGCGCGCTCGAGGTCCTGACCTATCGCGGCGAGCGGCTGACGCTCGGCGGCGACGGCACCGAGACCGGGCCGATCCCGGACGCGCTGCGGACGCTCGGCGCCGGCATGGCCGCCGATGTGGCCGCGCACGTCCCCGAACTCACCCGGCGGGTGTCCGGCTACAACCTCGACCAGCTCGTCCCCGGCAACGTGAACCTGGCGAAGGCGCTGGTCGGGACCGAGGGCACCTGCGCGACGATCCTGTCCGCGACGGTCGACCTGGTCTCCTCGCCGCCCGCGCGGGCGCTGGCCGTGCTCGGCTTCCCGGACGCCTACCACGCCGCCGACCACGTGATGGTCGTGCGCGAGCAGCGGCCGCTGACCATCGAGGGGATGGACGCCGGGCTGATCGCGTCGCTGCGGGCGCTGCGGCCGAACGAGACGACGAGCCGGATGCTGCCCGAGGGCGAGGGCTGGCTCTACGTCGAGACCGGCGGCGAGACCCGGGCGGCGGCCGAGGCGGCCGCGCAGGCGGTCGCCGACGCGATGCGCCCCTACACCACCGGCGCGGTCGTGGTCTCCGAGCCGGCCCGGATGGCGGCGCTGTGGCGGGTCCGCGAGGAGGGCGCCGGCCTGCTGACCCGCTCCCCGGACGGCGGCGAGGCCTGGCCCGGTTGGGAGGACGCCGCCGTCCCGCCGGAGCGGTTCGGCGCCTACCTGCGCGAGTTCGACAAGGTGCTGGAGCGCCACGGCCGCAAGGGCATCTACTACGGCCACTTCGGCGACGGCTGCCTGCACGTCCGGATCGACTTCGACCTGCTGACGAAGCCGGGAATCGCGAACTTCCGGGCGTTCATGACCGACGCCGCGGACCTGGTCGTCGCGCACGGCGGGTCGCTGTCCGGCGAGCACGGCGACGGGCAGGCCCGCGCCGAGCTGCTGCCCCGGATGTACCCGCCGCAGATCATCGCCGGGTTCGAGCGGTTCAAGGAGATCTGGGACCCGGACGACCGGATGAACCCGGGCCGGGTGGTCCGCCCGGCGACGATGGACGAGAACCTGCGGGTCCAGCTCGGCATGCCCACCATGCCCGACGAGCCGAAGCTGGCGTTCGGCCACGACCGCGGCTCGTTCCACCGCGCCACCCGGCGCTGCCTCGGCGTGGGCAAGTGCGCGATCGACACCGGTTCCGGGGTGATGTGCCCGAGCTGGAACGTCACCGGCGAGGAGAAGCACTCCACCCGCGGCCGGGCCCGGCTGCTGTTCGAGATGGCCAGCGGCGAGATCATCACCGACGGCTGGCGGTCCGACGAGGTCGCCGAGTCGCTGGACCTGTGCCTGTCCTGCAAGGGCTGCAAGTCCGACTGCCCGGTCGGGGTCGACATGGCCGCGTACAAGACCGAGTTCCTCGCGCACCGCTACCACCGCAGGCTGCGGCCGCGCTCGCACTACTCGATGGGGGCGCTGCCCCGCTGGCTGCGGGTCGTCGGGGCGCTGCCCGCGGCCGCCGTCGACGGCATCAACCGGCTGTCCCGGGTGCCGCTGCTGGCGAAGGTCGCGAAGAAGGCCGGCGGGATCGACGCCCGCCGCGCGATCCCGCCGATCGCCCGGGAGACCTACACCGCGCGGGCCGCCCGCGGGCCGGCGATGTCGCCGGTGCCCGACCTCGGCGTCGAGCCGGGCAGTCGTGGCCCGCTGCTGCTGTGGACCGACACGTTCACCGACCACTTCGACCCGGACATCGCCGCGGACGCCGTCGCCGTCCTCACCGGACTCGGCTACCGGGTGCAACTGCCGCCGCGCACCGTCTGCTGCGGGCTGACCTGGACCTCGACCGGGCAGGTCACCGCGGCCCGCCGGGTGCTGGCGCGCAGCCTGCGCGCCATCGGGCCGGCCCTCGACGCCGGCATCCCGGTCGTCGGGCTGGAGCCGTCCTGCACGGCGGCGCTGCGCTCCGACGCCGCGGAGCTGCTCCCGGACGAGCCACGGGTGCCGCTGCTCGCCCGGCAGGTGTCGACGTTCGCGGAGCTGCTCGCCCGGCACACCGACGAGCTGTCCGCCGCCGCAGGCGAGGGCAACGGCGCCGCGCTGGTGCAGATCCACTGCCACCAGCACGCCGAGCTCGGCAGCGAGCCGGACCGCGCGGTGCTCGCGGCCCTCGGCGTGGACGCGACCGTGCTCGACTCGGGCTGCTGCGGCCTGGCCGGCAACTTCGGGTTCGAGGACGGCCACTACGACATCTCGATGGCCTGCGCCGAGCGTGCCCTGCTGCCCGCGGTCCGGTCCGCCGACGACGCGGTCGCGCTGCTCGCCGACGGCTACTCCTGCCGCACCCAGGTCCGGCAGGCCGGCGAACGCGAACCGGTCCACCTGGCCCAGATCGCGGCGCGCGCCCTGCGGCCCGGCTGA
- a CDS encoding aldo/keto reductase, producing the protein MAVPTIKLNDGREIPQLGFGVFQIEPGRTAEKVTAAFDVGYRHIDTAQMYGNEEGVGKAIADSGIPRDELWITTKLANDGHGREEAVRRLDESLTRLGLDHVDLYLIHWPRPHDDRYVETWQGFEDALASGKARSIGVSNFQIPHLERLARETSTVPAVNQIEFHPNLVQRELREYHQQHDIATEAWSPIGQGKGLLEAPELKELAATYGKTPAQVVLRWHIQLGNVVFPKSGDPGRIRENFEIFDFALSDADVAAIEKLDAGRRLGPDPDTFG; encoded by the coding sequence ATGGCTGTTCCCACCATCAAGCTGAACGACGGCAGGGAGATCCCGCAGCTCGGGTTCGGCGTGTTCCAGATCGAGCCCGGCCGCACCGCGGAGAAGGTGACGGCCGCCTTCGACGTGGGCTACCGGCACATCGACACCGCGCAGATGTACGGCAACGAGGAGGGCGTCGGGAAGGCGATCGCCGACTCGGGCATCCCCCGGGACGAGCTGTGGATCACCACCAAGCTCGCGAACGACGGGCACGGCCGCGAGGAGGCCGTGCGCCGCCTCGACGAGAGCCTCACCCGGCTCGGCCTCGACCACGTCGACCTGTACCTGATCCACTGGCCGCGGCCGCACGACGACCGCTACGTCGAGACCTGGCAGGGCTTCGAGGACGCGCTGGCCTCCGGCAAGGCCCGCTCGATCGGCGTCTCGAACTTCCAGATCCCGCACCTGGAGCGGCTCGCGCGGGAGACGTCGACGGTGCCGGCGGTCAACCAGATCGAGTTCCACCCGAACCTGGTCCAGCGGGAGCTGCGCGAGTACCACCAGCAGCACGACATCGCCACGGAGGCCTGGAGCCCGATCGGCCAGGGCAAGGGGCTGCTGGAGGCGCCGGAGCTGAAGGAGCTGGCCGCCACGTACGGCAAGACCCCCGCCCAGGTGGTGCTCCGCTGGCACATCCAGCTCGGCAACGTCGTCTTCCCGAAGTCGGGCGACCCGGGCCGGATCCGGGAGAACTTCGAGATCTTCGACTTCGCGCTGTCCGACGCCGACGTGGCCGCGATCGAGAAGCTGGACGCCGGCCGCCGCCTCGGCCCGGACCCGGACACCTTCGGCTGA